One genomic region from Streptomyces sp. NBC_00457 encodes:
- a CDS encoding DUF4097 family beta strand repeat-containing protein, whose translation MSEWSVTEPRKLTFDEPVSELHVRIVNGTVNVVGTDEGSARLEVSEIEGPPLMVTQQDGTLTVAYDDLPWKGFLKWLDRKGWRRSAVVSLAVPASTRVEVGVVGAGAVVSGIDGPSVVKGVNGDTALVRLSGPVRADTVSGNLEAQAVTGDLRFNSVSGDLTVVEGSGSSVRADSVSGSMIVDLDPEGPTDVRLTSVSGEIAIRLPQRADAEVEANTASGTISNAFEGLRVHGQWGAHKITGRLGPGNGKLRATTVSGSIALLPRPPREDEEEEPWDAPAGPADTPADRPLDDSGDNSVSGPGAGATSAPTDGTTDKKVL comes from the coding sequence ATGTCCGAGTGGTCCGTCACCGAGCCCCGGAAGCTCACCTTCGACGAGCCGGTGAGCGAGCTCCATGTGCGCATCGTCAACGGAACGGTGAACGTCGTGGGGACGGACGAGGGTTCCGCCCGCCTGGAGGTCTCCGAGATCGAGGGCCCGCCCCTGATGGTCACCCAGCAGGACGGCACGCTGACGGTGGCGTACGACGACCTGCCCTGGAAGGGCTTCCTCAAGTGGCTGGACCGCAAGGGCTGGCGCCGCAGTGCCGTGGTCTCCCTGGCCGTTCCGGCGTCCACACGCGTGGAGGTGGGGGTGGTCGGCGCGGGCGCGGTCGTCTCGGGGATCGACGGGCCTTCGGTGGTGAAGGGCGTCAACGGCGACACCGCCCTCGTCCGGCTCTCCGGCCCGGTCCGCGCGGACACGGTCTCCGGGAATCTGGAGGCCCAGGCCGTCACCGGCGATCTGCGCTTCAACTCGGTCTCCGGCGACCTCACCGTGGTCGAGGGCTCGGGCTCCTCCGTGCGGGCCGACTCGGTCAGCGGCTCCATGATCGTCGACCTGGATCCCGAGGGCCCCACCGATGTACGGCTGACCAGCGTCTCCGGTGAGATCGCCATCCGGCTGCCGCAGCGGGCGGACGCCGAGGTCGAGGCGAACACCGCGAGCGGGACGATCTCCAACGCCTTCGAAGGACTCCGCGTCCACGGCCAGTGGGGCGCCCACAAGATCACCGGCCGCCTCGGCCCGGGCAACGGCAAGCTCCGCGCGACCACCGTCTCCGGCTCCATCGCGCTGCTGCCCCGTCCGCCGAGGGAGGACGAGGAGGAAGAGCCGTGGGACGCACCGGCCGGACCGGCGGACACCCCGGCGGACCGTCCACTCGATGACTCGGGGGACAATTCCGTTTCCGGTCCGGGCGCCGGCGCCACCAGCGCCCCGACCGACGGCACGACCGACAAGAAGGTGCTCTGA